A segment of the Flavobacteriales bacterium genome:
CCGGTACAGCTGCTTCTGGTGATCATCGAGCACGATGCGACGGCCTTGGATGAAGGCCCAGCGCACATCGTTGCCGCGCATGTCGAGGGCATCGCCCTGCGAGACGATGAGCGTGGCGTCCTTGCCCACGGTGAGGCTGCCGCAGCGCTGATCGATGCCGAGGATGGCGGCGGCGTCGAGGGTGATGGCGCGAAGGGCGTCTTCGGATGAGAGTCCGTACGTACGCGCCGTTCCCGCAGTGAAGGGCAGGTTGCGCGCGCCGGCATGCTCGTGGTCGCCGGTGTAGCTGAGGCAGAAGAGGATGCCGCGCTCCTTCAGCAATGCGGGGAGTCTGTACGGCAGGTCGATGTCGTCCTCGGGCCGCATGGGCAGGCTGTGCGTACGGCGCAGGACTACATCCACCTTGTTGTCGCGCAACAGGTCCGCCACGCGCCAGGCATCGTAGCCGCCCACGATCACGGTGCGCTTCACGCCCTCGGCTTTCGTGAATTGCACGGCCTCAGTGATCTCGCGCGCGGCATCGGCGCGAACGAAGAGCGCCTTGCCGCCATCAAAGAGGCCGCGCATCGCTTCCAAGCGCACGTCGACAATCGCGGGTGACTTCGTAGCCGAGTAAGCCCTCGCATTGCGGAAGAACTGCCGAAGCTCATCAAGTTTCTTGGCGCGTTCGTCCTTCTTCTCGCTGTCGGTCTCGCCCGGCTCGGCCCACCAGCCTTGGCGCTGATAGGCGGAAGGCCATGACATGAACACACCATCGTCCGCCTTCACGATTGCACCGTCGTTGTCCCAGGCATCGAGCTGCACCACGATGCTGGTGCCCGCGATGGTGAGCCCGCGCGGAGCCACTTGCGCCAGCAGCACGCCATTGGATCGAATGGTGGGTGTTACGCGCGAGTCGCTCTTGTAGGCAGAAATGGCACGCAGCTCGGGCTCGTAGCGGCCCACGTCCTGCTTGTCCACCGTGGCGCGCGTCTGCTCCACTTCAACAAGGCCCAAGGGGGAATCGGGAAGGATGAAGCCCGGATAGACATGCTGGCCCTTCGCATGGATCACGGTGTCGTACTGGGCCTTCACGCCATAGTCGAATCCCACATAGTCGATGCGGCCGCCTCGGAAACCAACGGCACCCTCATCGATCACCTTGCCATCACCCACATGAACGGTGCCGCCGGTAATGAGGATCGATATGGATTGCGGCGGCGCGGGCATGGGAATCTGGGCATTCAGAGAGAAGTCGCAGAGCAGCAGAGCTCCAATGAAGAAGGCGCGATCAATGCCCATCATGCTCATCTATTATGAATTCTTCCTCGCCCAGATCCTCGCAGCACCACAGGCGCGGTCTTTCACGGCCCGCCTTGCGCGTGGGCGCGCCATCGGCTTTGGCCTGCATCATGGCGCGCACCAGACGATCACGCTCGGCGGCGATCCATGCGCGCAGCTCACGGTCCCTCGCTTCATCGTAATAGCGGATGCCATCCACCCAGGTGGACAGAGCCCGGGCATCGATGCTCAGCGGGTCTGCGCTCCAGAGCACGAGGTCGGCGTCCTTGCCGGGCTCCACGGAACCGATGCGGTGGTCGATGCCCAGCATGCGCGCCGGGTTCAGCGTCACCATCTTCCACGCCTCCTCAGCGCTCACACCGCCGTATTTCACGGCCTTGGCGGCTTCCTGATTGAGACGGCGGCTCATCTCGGCATCGTCGCTGTTGATGCCGGTGTTCACGCCATTGCGGTGAAGCAGCGCGGCATTGTACGGGATGGCCTCGTTCACTTCCTGCTTGTAGGCCCACCAATCGCTGAATGTGCTCGCGCTCGCTCCGTGCGCCTTCATCGCCGGCGCCACCTTGTAACCTTCGAGGATGTGGGTGAAGGTGTTCACGGTGAAGCGCATGCTGTCCGCAACATGCATCAACATGGCGATCTCGCTTTGCACGTAGCTGTGGCAGCTGATGTCACGCTCGCCGCGCAGGATCTCGGCCAAGGCCTCCAGGCGCAGGTCGCGGCGCGGCGCGGACATGCCAGCGCGGTCCTTCGGCTTCGTTGCATTCCACCGATCGTGCTCCGCTTGGTACGCGCGCGCGTGATGGAAGGCATCATAGAACGCTTGCTCAACCCCCATGCGCGTTTGCGGGAAGCGCGAGCTCGGCCCCCAATTGCTCTGCTTCACATTCTCGCCCAGCGCGAACTTGATGCGCGGCCGCGCTCCCTCCAGCATGAGGCTATCGGCGCTGTGGCCCCAGCGCAACTTGATCACCGCGCTCTGTCCGCCGATGACGTTGGCGCTGCCGTGGAGCTGCTGGATGGTGGTGACGCCCCCCGCGAGGTTCCGGTAGATGTTCACGTCATCGGGATTCACCACATCGCCGATGCGCACCTCGCTGGTGATGTGGTGCGAGCCCTCGTTCACGCCGCGCGAGATCGCGATGTGCGAGTGCTCATCGACGATGCCGCAGGTGAGGTGCTTGCCCGTGCCATCCACCTCCTGCACGGATGGCTTGGTCTTGCCGGTGAAGAGCGCGATTGGATCGAGCTTCTCCCCCACCGCGACCACCTTGCCTCCATGGATCAGCACGTCGGTGTTGCGCAGGATGCCCTTCGATGTGTTCGTCCACACCGTAGCATTGCGGAGAATGAAGGTCTCTTGCTTTGGCGCTTCCTTCCATCCAAAGCCCACCAAGGGATAAGTGATCGCACCGATGGACTTCGTGCTTTTCACTTCAAGGCTGTCCTTCAGGGACCGCTTGCCACCTGCGGACTCGCCGCTAGCCGCTTTGCTCCCTTTCCCGGAATCCGCCTTCCGCACTGCGCTCCAAGCGAACCATGCGCCGCCCGGGCGCTGGCCTTGTCCATCCCAAACGCCGCCGCCGCCATGCACGCTGCCATTGAGCCGCGTGATCTCCTCGGGCTTGCCCTTCGGCGACCAGCTCAGGCTGACCACATGGCCATTCACTTCGAGACGCGCCTTCACCTTCAGGGTGTCGGGTTCGTCGGGCTTGCGCACGTGCGCCTCGTGCTTGCCAGGCTCGCCGGTCACCTCCAAGTGAAGGATCGCATCCGCCAGATTGAGGTCGTAGCTGCCTAACAGATTCGGTCTGTCCGCGTCGTCGATCACGAAGCGCCTGCCCTCCACCCAGGTTTCATGGATCGTGTTCTTCTCGTGCAGCAGGTGCTGTGAAGTGATCAGGAAGCTCGCGCGCATGCCGGGCTTCAGTCCGCCGTAACGCTGATCCAATCCGAATAGCCGCGCCGGTTCCGTGGTCAACTTCTCAATGGCCTTGGCGCTGTCGAGCCCGCTGGCCACCAGCTTGCGCAGGTCCTTCCAGATGTCCTTTAGTTCCTTGCGCCCATGCGTGGTCAGCGAGTAGGACACGCCCGCGCTATCGAGTAAGAAGGCGTTGCGCATGGCCAGCTCCCAATGCTTCAGGCGCGCGTAGCTCACTTCCAGCGCATCGTAGGGATCCTCCACGTCGTAGGCTTCGGGCTGGGCGAAAGGGATGATGAGCGGCAGGCCTGCTGCTTTGAT
Coding sequences within it:
- a CDS encoding amidohydrolase family protein, giving the protein MSMMGIDRAFFIGALLLCDFSLNAQIPMPAPPQSISILITGGTVHVGDGKVIDEGAVGFRGGRIDYVGFDYGVKAQYDTVIHAKGQHVYPGFILPDSPLGLVEVEQTRATVDKQDVGRYEPELRAISAYKSDSRVTPTIRSNGVLLAQVAPRGLTIAGTSIVVQLDAWDNDGAIVKADDGVFMSWPSAYQRQGWWAEPGETDSEKKDERAKKLDELRQFFRNARAYSATKSPAIVDVRLEAMRGLFDGGKALFVRADAAREITEAVQFTKAEGVKRTVIVGGYDAWRVADLLRDNKVDVVLRRTHSLPMRPEDDIDLPYRLPALLKERGILFCLSYTGDHEHAGARNLPFTAGTARTYGLSSEDALRAITLDAAAILGIDQRCGSLTVGKDATLIVSQGDALDMRGNDVRWAFIQGRRIVLDDHQKQLYRQYQGRLEKGQ
- a CDS encoding amidohydrolase family protein, translating into MRNILLSLFLLPGLIRAQTTAPPSHVRDSAPKAYAFTNAVLHTDARTLVAKATLLIRNGEVIAAGTGVSIPADAVVRDLNGLHIWPALIEPYSDLGVAASTSEERKAENKGARHWNGALRADARAHELFKADPEKAAKLREQGYGLVIAHRMDGIARGTSAAIALNDEAPVKSVVQPDAAAHLSFRKGSSPDNYPSSLMGSIALLRQALLDARWHEQAASKEADPVLEALAAQLKGRIVTEANDRNDVLRWSRLLGEFQLKAIVKGAGDEYARLPEIKAAGLPLIIPFAQPEAYDVEDPYDALEVSYARLKHWELAMRNAFLLDSAGVSYSLTTHGRKELKDIWKDLRKLVASGLDSAKAIEKLTTEPARLFGLDQRYGGLKPGMRASFLITSQHLLHEKNTIHETWVEGRRFVIDDADRPNLLGSYDLNLADAILHLEVTGEPGKHEAHVRKPDEPDTLKVKARLEVNGHVVSLSWSPKGKPEEITRLNGSVHGGGGVWDGQGQRPGGAWFAWSAVRKADSGKGSKAASGESAGGKRSLKDSLEVKSTKSIGAITYPLVGFGWKEAPKQETFILRNATVWTNTSKGILRNTDVLIHGGKVVAVGEKLDPIALFTGKTKPSVQEVDGTGKHLTCGIVDEHSHIAISRGVNEGSHHITSEVRIGDVVNPDDVNIYRNLAGGVTTIQQLHGSANVIGGQSAVIKLRWGHSADSLMLEGARPRIKFALGENVKQSNWGPSSRFPQTRMGVEQAFYDAFHHARAYQAEHDRWNATKPKDRAGMSAPRRDLRLEALAEILRGERDISCHSYVQSEIAMLMHVADSMRFTVNTFTHILEGYKVAPAMKAHGASASTFSDWWAYKQEVNEAIPYNAALLHRNGVNTGINSDDAEMSRRLNQEAAKAVKYGGVSAEEAWKMVTLNPARMLGIDHRIGSVEPGKDADLVLWSADPLSIDARALSTWVDGIRYYDEARDRELRAWIAAERDRLVRAMMQAKADGAPTRKAGRERPRLWCCEDLGEEEFIIDEHDGH